In the genome of Spirochaetota bacterium, the window ACTCTCTCCGCATTACCATCTCTAAAAAAGAAACTACCCATAACTAACACACTCGCACCACTCTCTATCAAACGCCACATATTCTCAATATTTACCCCACCATCAACTTCAATCTCCACATCCCTTGATACTTGAGACAGGATTTCTCTAACCTTCTTAACTTTCCCTTCTGTTCCCGGAATAAGAGATTGTCCTGAGAAGCCTGGTTCAACAGTCATAACAAGCACTAAATCAACTAAATCAAGATAAGGTATTATCACATCCGGATGCGTCCCAGGTTTTATTGAGATACCTACTTTCCTACCACTCTCCTTTATAAGATTGAGTATATTCCTTGAAAATCCACCCGCTTCCGTATGAACTGTTATTATCTGAACATTATCAATAAAAAATCTCTCTACCTTACTAGGAGATAACTCTATCATAAGATGAACATCACCCGGTATTGACGTAGCCTTTGCGATTTGCTCAGTTATCAGCGGACCAAAACTTATGTTTGGAACGAAATGATAATCCATTATGTCGTAGTGTATGTAATCAACCTTAAGTCGCTCAATATCCTCAATAACCTTCTTAAGATTCACAAAATCTGCTGCGAATATTGAAGGTGCTATTTTTACACTCTTCATATCGTATCTTCTCTAACTAGTTCTTCATTTACGAATACTTGTATTTTTGCAACACCTCTAACTTTGAGAGGTAAGACAAGAGTTGATAGGTTGTTTAGTGTTTTATCAATTCTTCTATTACCGGAGGAGTCAGTTATAGAAATTCTAATGTAGTAAGTATTCACATCAGCCTTTGAGAAGGAGCGAAGCCCTACTTTGTAAAGTACAAACCTTGTGTTTTGAACAACATTCTCATCACCAAAAACACCTATAAACAATTCTGGAACTACATTCTGAGACACAAACTCATCTTCACGAGGCAGATGATCAAGAACCACTCCATCATTGGCAGGGTCTGTAGTTTGAGTTGTAGTTACCTTAAAACTAACACCCTTTGAGTCAAGGAATAACATCGCTTTGTCATAAGAAAAACCTACCATATTAGGCATAGGAAAACCTACTTGAGGACCACTACTTACATAAACAACAACTTGACTACCAGGCTTAAGTTTTGAACCGAAGGATGGATAAGTCTTTATCACTGTTCCCTGCTCCATCTCTGACTGGACATATTCAACAGAAGATATATAAA includes:
- the rpe gene encoding ribulose-phosphate 3-epimerase, whose protein sequence is MKSVKIAPSIFAADFVNLKKVIEDIERLKVDYIHYDIMDYHFVPNISFGPLITEQIAKATSIPGDVHLMIELSPSKVERFFIDNVQIITVHTEAGGFSRNILNLIKESGRKVGISIKPGTHPDVIIPYLDLVDLVLVMTVEPGFSGQSLIPGTEGKVKKVREILSQVSRDVEIEVDGGVNIENMWRLIESGASVLVMGSFFFRDGNAERVVNTLRMNYGKDT
- a CDS encoding PASTA domain-containing protein; the encoded protein is MYHILKSIWEAFLGILGVLFERVSKFFMNIFGISSEIDLVTNEVRKALFLLSLSFLVFFVFSVIVIAILLTPSKTVVVPDVVGDDIIGALVEIGNAGLVPNMEVVISEDKPRGIVVRQIPSPGNIVREGKSIKIFVSLGSGEFVLPDFTGKQIEELRSFLASKGVYISSVEYVQSEMEQGTVIKTYPSFGSKLKPGSQVVVYVSSGPQVGFPMPNMVGFSYDKAMLFLDSKGVSFKVTTTQTTDPANDGVVLDHLPREDEFVSQNVVPELFIGVFGDENVVQNTRFVLYKVGLRSFSKADVNTYYIRISITDSSGNRRIDKTLNNLSTLVLPLKVRGVAKIQVFVNEELVREDTI